Proteins from one Salmonella bongori NCTC 12419 genomic window:
- the yicI gene encoding alpha-xylosidase, whose protein sequence is MKISDGNWLIQPGLTLIHPIQVFDVEQQGNEMVVYAAPRDVRERTWQLDTPLFTLRFFSPQEGVIGVRMEHFQGALDNGPHYPLNVLQDVQVEIQNNAGFAELKSGNLSVRVTKGELWSLDFLRNGERITGSQLKNNGYVQDANSGRNYMFERLDLGVGETVYGLGERFTALVRNGQTVETWNRDGGTSTEQSYKNIPFYLTNRGYGVLVNHPQCVSFEIGSEKVSKVQFSVEGEYLEYFVIDGPTPKEVLNRYTRFTGRPALPPAWSFGLWLTTSFTTNYDEATVNRFIDGMAERNLPLHVFHFDCFWMKAFQWCDFEWDPVTFPDPEGMIRRLKKKGLKVCVWINPYIGQKSPVFNELKEKGYLLKRPDGSLWQWDKWQPGLAIYDFTNPEACRWYANKLKGLVDIGVDCFKTDFGERIPTDVKWFDGSDPQKMHNHYAYIYNELVWNVLKEAVGVEEAVLFARSASVGAQQFPVHWGGDCYANYESMAESLRGGLSIGLSGFGFWSHDIGGFENTAPAHVYKRWCAFGLLSSHSRLHGSKSYRVPWAYDDESCDVVRYFTEQKCRMMPYLYRQAALANVQGTPMMRAMMLEFPDDPACDYLDRQYMLGDAVMVAPVFSEAGDVQFYLPQGCWTHLWRNDEVQGSRWHKQQHDFLSLPVYVRDNTLLALGNNSQKPDYAWHEGTAFQLFHLEDGREAVCEVPAADGSTIFTLKAKRSGNTITVSGEGEARNWTLCLRNVAQISGIKCGSYAGSEQGVVVTPQGNTLVITL, encoded by the coding sequence ATGAAAATTAGCGACGGAAACTGGCTGATCCAGCCTGGCCTTACTCTCATTCATCCTATTCAGGTGTTCGACGTGGAACAGCAGGGTAATGAGATGGTGGTCTATGCCGCGCCGCGCGACGTGCGTGAACGGACCTGGCAGTTAGATACTCCGCTGTTTACGCTGCGCTTTTTCTCCCCGCAGGAAGGGGTGATTGGCGTACGAATGGAACATTTTCAGGGCGCGCTGGATAACGGCCCGCATTATCCGCTGAACGTATTACAGGACGTGCAGGTCGAGATACAGAACAACGCCGGGTTTGCCGAGCTGAAAAGCGGCAACCTGAGCGTTCGTGTGACCAAAGGCGAACTCTGGTCACTGGATTTTCTGCGCAACGGTGAGCGTATTACCGGCAGCCAGTTGAAAAATAACGGTTACGTACAGGATGCCAACAGCGGTCGCAACTATATGTTCGAACGTCTGGATCTGGGGGTAGGAGAAACCGTCTACGGGCTGGGCGAGCGCTTTACCGCGCTGGTGCGTAACGGTCAGACCGTCGAAACCTGGAACCGCGATGGCGGCACCAGTACTGAACAATCGTACAAGAATATTCCGTTTTATCTGACTAATCGCGGCTACGGCGTGCTGGTGAATCATCCGCAGTGCGTGTCGTTTGAAATTGGCTCTGAGAAAGTCTCCAAAGTGCAGTTCAGCGTTGAGGGCGAATATCTGGAATACTTCGTCATCGACGGCCCGACACCAAAAGAGGTGCTTAACCGCTACACCCGCTTCACTGGTCGCCCGGCGCTGCCGCCTGCCTGGTCGTTTGGTCTGTGGCTGACCACCTCGTTTACCACCAACTATGACGAAGCGACGGTCAACCGCTTTATTGACGGCATGGCCGAGCGCAATTTGCCGTTGCATGTCTTCCACTTCGACTGTTTTTGGATGAAGGCCTTCCAGTGGTGTGATTTTGAATGGGACCCGGTGACCTTCCCCGATCCAGAAGGCATGATCCGCCGGCTGAAGAAAAAAGGGCTTAAAGTCTGCGTATGGATTAACCCGTATATTGGGCAAAAATCGCCTGTTTTTAATGAATTGAAAGAGAAGGGGTATTTGCTTAAGCGCCCGGATGGTTCCCTCTGGCAATGGGATAAATGGCAGCCCGGACTGGCGATTTATGACTTTACTAACCCGGAAGCCTGCCGGTGGTATGCCAACAAGCTGAAAGGGCTGGTGGATATCGGCGTCGACTGCTTTAAAACCGACTTTGGCGAGCGAATCCCGACGGATGTGAAGTGGTTCGATGGCTCCGATCCGCAGAAAATGCACAACCATTATGCCTACATCTACAACGAACTGGTATGGAACGTGCTGAAAGAGGCCGTAGGCGTTGAAGAGGCGGTGTTATTTGCCCGTTCCGCCTCGGTGGGTGCGCAACAGTTCCCGGTGCACTGGGGCGGTGACTGCTACGCCAACTATGAGTCGATGGCGGAAAGCCTGCGCGGCGGGCTATCCATTGGGCTGTCTGGTTTTGGCTTCTGGAGCCATGATATCGGTGGATTTGAGAACACCGCGCCAGCGCACGTTTACAAACGTTGGTGCGCGTTCGGGCTGCTCTCCAGCCACAGTCGTCTGCATGGCAGCAAATCCTACCGGGTGCCGTGGGCCTATGATGACGAGTCCTGCGATGTAGTGCGCTACTTTACTGAGCAGAAATGCCGGATGATGCCGTATCTGTATCGGCAGGCGGCACTCGCTAACGTGCAGGGAACGCCGATGATGCGTGCAATGATGCTGGAGTTCCCGGACGATCCGGCGTGCGATTATCTTGACCGCCAGTACATGCTGGGTGATGCGGTGATGGTTGCGCCGGTGTTCTCTGAAGCGGGCGACGTGCAGTTTTATCTGCCACAGGGGTGCTGGACGCACCTGTGGCGCAATGATGAAGTGCAGGGTAGCCGCTGGCATAAACAGCAGCATGACTTCCTGAGCCTGCCGGTATACGTGCGTGACAACACGCTGCTGGCGTTGGGGAATAATAGCCAGAAGCCCGATTATGCCTGGCATGAGGGCACTGCGTTCCAGCTCTTCCATCTGGAAGACGGACGCGAAGCGGTGTGTGAAGTGCCAGCGGCGGATGGCTCAACGATCTTTACGCTGAAGGCGAAACGTAGCGGCAACACTATTACGGTGAGCGGCGAAGGTGAAGCGCGCAACTGGACGTTGTGTTTGCGTAATGTGGCTCAGATTAGTGGTATCAAATGCGGTTCATATGCGGGGAGCGAACAGGGCGTGGTAGTCACGCCGCAAGGGAATACGCTGGTGATTACGCTTTAA